A DNA window from Phoenix dactylifera cultivar Barhee BC4 chromosome 13, palm_55x_up_171113_PBpolish2nd_filt_p, whole genome shotgun sequence contains the following coding sequences:
- the LOC103722178 gene encoding ABC transporter I family member 6, chloroplastic-like codes for MALALCSSLPFSTSTSSPPSLSPRLRTSPTGSSLITIPSPQRMRARSLRARPSLRPKATVAVDSPAAGPDAPRSGPPRVLLEVKDLRAVIAESGQEILRGVNLTIYEGEVHAIMGKNGSGKSTFAKVLVGHPDYETPVEIPGVSNFDFLNMAYNARRKRQGLPGLPPLEFYSYVSPKAAAVNMDLRFLDRNVNEGFSGGEKKRNEILQLAVLEADLAILDEIDSGLDVDALQDVAKAVNGLLTPYNSVLMITHYLRLLDCINPSHVHIMEEGSIVKTGDVSLAKQLEKEGYKAFSVL; via the exons ATGGCTCTCGCCTTGTGCTCTTCTCTCCCCTTCTCTACCTCCACCTCTTCGCCGCCCTCCCTTTCCCCCCGTCTCCGAACCTCGCCGACGGGATCCTCCCTAATTACGATCCCTTCTCCCCAACGGATGCGAGCCCGTTCCCTCCGCGCCCGCCCGTCTCTCCGGCCGAAGGCCACGGTCGCCGTCGACTCCCCCGCCGCCGGCCCCGACGCTCCCCGTAGCGGTCCGCCTAGGGTTTTGCTGGAGGTGAAAGATCTCAGGGCCGTGATCGCGGAGTCGGGGCAGGAGATCCTTCGTGGTGTCAATCTTACCATCTACGAGGGCGAG GTTCACGCGATTATGGGGAAGAATGGGTCCGGGAAGAGCACATTCGCAAAG GTTCTCGTTGGTCATCCGGATTATGAG ACCCCTGTTGAGATACCAGGCGTAAGCAACTTTGACTTTCTGAACATGGCATATAATGCTCGAAGAAAAAGGCAAGGGCTACCTGGACTACCTCCTCTAGAG TTCTATAGTTATGTGTCTCCCAAGGCTGCTGCTGTTAATATGGATCTAAGGTTTCTGGACAGAAATGTGAATGAAGGGTTTAGCGGTGGTGAAAAGAAACGCAATGAAATTTTGCAACTTGCG GTTCTTGAGGCAGATTTAGCAATTTTAGACGAGATTGATTCGGGGTTAGATGTTGATGCACTTCAAGATGTAGCAAAAGCAGTTAATGGGCTTTTAACACCCTATAATTCAGTTTTGATGATCACACATTATCTACGCCTTTTGGATTGTATCAATCCCAGCCATGTCCATATCATG GAGGAAGGCTCAATTGTAAAGACTGGTGATGTTTCACTGGCAAAACAGCTTGAGAAGGAGGGCTacaaagcattttctgttttgtgA